CTATTCCGTGTTTATATCCCAGCAGATCCAGTGCGATAATACATTCTGCTGCCACGGGGTCAAGTCCTTCCGGGGGCACACAGAGAAGAGCGATATCAGAAAGGTTCAGGGCGGTGACGAGTGACTTTGGTGATGTCGGGTATCCGGTTGCATCGATTGTTGTGAGCACCTGTTCGTTCTTGGAAAAATCATACATCGTGATGTCGGAGACACTGCCCTTTTTACCAAGTTTTCCCGCAAGGGTGGTCTTTCCGCTTTTTTCACTACCGATTATAGTTATCTTTGTCATGTGAGCTTCCTCGATTATGGTCTTACGATAAGTCTTTTTAGATATATTTCTTTTTCATGACCATAGCTGACCTTCGAGTATACTCTTTGTTTTATCGGTTGTACTTTGATTTACTTTATTGATCCTTACCAGGTATTCATCACCAACTCTTTCAGGCTCGCTGAAGACTACATCAACACCAAGTCTCTCAAGATAGGACCTGAACCTGTCTATGGTGTCCCTGTCTTTCACACGTATGCGGACATCCTCGGAAATACGCTCATTGTTTTCCACTTCCCTGATGGACTGTATCATGGGTCGGAGTATACTTTCCCCGAGTCTGAGACAACGCTGTTTAAGTTCTTCCTCACTCTCATTCCATTCAAAGGACTGGAATCCCTCTCTTACGACCCTTGGGAACATATAGTCTCTTCCGCTGTCGTTATAGAAGCGAAATGCATGTCTCAGGTCAGCATTGTTACCTTCCGAACACGTGTATTTAATTGGTTGCAATACCATTTCGGGATCCTTGATAACAACTCCTTCATGCTCTGTTTTACCAAGTTCCCTGATTATTTCAGTGATCTCTGCAGATGCTTGCTGAATATCGAATTCTCCGAAAAGCTTCACCTGGGTGAAACCGTAATTCCCGGCAAGTTCCCGTCGCTTCATAACAGGAAGCGGTTTGCCATCTGTTTTGTGCCTTATGTCAAAAACAAAGAAATCAAGGGATTCCAGACCATAGATATCCTTTGGAACGTATGGATTATCCGGTCCCACCATCTCCCCGTAGATCACAAGTTCCGGGTGTTGCTCGAAGAAATCATGATTTAACAGATGACGTGCGCGTTCTGTGGAATACGGGCAGACATGACCGCTGCGTGTCAGGGCGATCAGCTCTCCCATGTACTCGGTAACACGTACATTGTAACCATTCATCTTCTCTTCAACAATTACAGACCCTGCCTCGCTGAAATTCCTCTCGATGGAAGGAACAAGCGTCATAGCCCTTTTTATCTTGGGAAAGCCCCTGATAAGCTCGAAGCCATCATCTTTTACGATGAGCACACTGCCTTCCTCTATGCCGGAAACATGACTATCGAACCTGAAAAGATTCTGATATTCGTCCCAGTTGTGGATTATGGTCCTTTTTTCGAGAAGTCCGGAAAATCTTGACGGCGGCAGATCAAGAAACTCCGCCGCCTTTTCAATGTCTATTCCATTTTTATCTGTCATGGTTTTACTACACTTTACTGGGCAAGGCCATTGACAATACTTCTCCGTGTGACAAGTCCCACCATCTGGTCCTCAAGGTTTACAACCGGGACTCCGCCGATATTGTTGTCAAGCATGAGTTTGGCAACATCGCTTGTAGGAGTGTTGGTGTAAACTGTCTTGACACCTATTCTCATAATGTCTTCGACAATGAGGTTCTTGATACGTGAATCCTGCTTGCTGCCTTCGACCACATCACGGAAGGAACGCATTGCCTTTGCGATGTCCTTTTCCGTGACTATACCTACCAGTTTATCACCCTCCACAACAGGCACCCTTCCGATATTATTGTCAAGCATCAGGTGTCTGACATGGCTGACGCGATCTGCGGGTCCGGCAACAATGGGGTTTTTATGCATGACCTCCGCAACATAGCCATCTAGATTGTTGTTCTGCAGAAGTTCTGTCGGAGTGACCCATCCGAGTATCTCATCGTTCTCAAAGACAACTATCACCCCGCCGTTCTTTACCATGAGGGTGACAGCATCGTCAAGCTTTGTGTCCGGAAGCACCTTTACATAGTTCTCTGATACCGCTGTTGCCACATGAAGGGATGAAGCCGGCTTGTTCCCCTTCTTACGGGTTCCAAGCTCTTTTGTGATATTCCTCATTGTAAGGACTCCAAGGAGTTTAT
The window above is part of the Methanolobus zinderi genome. Proteins encoded here:
- a CDS encoding RNA ligase, producing the protein MTDKNGIDIEKAAEFLDLPPSRFSGLLEKRTIIHNWDEYQNLFRFDSHVSGIEEGSVLIVKDDGFELIRGFPKIKRAMTLVPSIERNFSEAGSVIVEEKMNGYNVRVTEYMGELIALTRSGHVCPYSTERARHLLNHDFFEQHPELVIYGEMVGPDNPYVPKDIYGLESLDFFVFDIRHKTDGKPLPVMKRRELAGNYGFTQVKLFGEFDIQQASAEITEIIRELGKTEHEGVVIKDPEMVLQPIKYTCSEGNNADLRHAFRFYNDSGRDYMFPRVVREGFQSFEWNESEEELKQRCLRLGESILRPMIQSIREVENNERISEDVRIRVKDRDTIDRFRSYLERLGVDVVFSEPERVGDEYLVRINKVNQSTTDKTKSILEGQLWS
- a CDS encoding CBS domain-containing protein, with product MEVREVMTEPMYIDKADTLSHALDVMEKKGTRRLLVTHNDKLLGVLTMRNITKELGTRKKGNKPASSLHVATAVSENYVKVLPDTKLDDAVTLMVKNGGVIVVFENDEILGWVTPTELLQNNNLDGYVAEVMHKNPIVAGPADRVSHVRHLMLDNNIGRVPVVEGDKLVGIVTEKDIAKAMRSFRDVVEGSKQDSRIKNLIVEDIMRIGVKTVYTNTPTSDVAKLMLDNNIGGVPVVNLEDQMVGLVTRRSIVNGLAQ